In one Halichondria panicea chromosome 4, odHalPani1.1, whole genome shotgun sequence genomic region, the following are encoded:
- the LOC135335670 gene encoding DEP domain-containing mTOR-interacting protein-like yields MSMIAQPVFSKSPRTSVTSVNSIKLYSNSNSSSSAAEGLGNSASKYTYTSYSDYTASLKRDKAQPSQSMTDAVRQSNKAAILAVGEELRILLHEEDPPMIKDRRFHLRSYPQSFVGSEMVDWLLKKGEVETRAEAVQMMQKLVDYGVMHHVCDDHLYKDDFLFYRFRRDDGSYKEAADTAILAKGQRLYSRLQSDGSNLIQDRKYHLKSYKRCFVAKDFVDWLVGRGEATNRLDAVDLGKQLVDAEVISHVVGDHHFKDEFLFFRFKHDEKNKKFRERLRSRTASNSFTASKRSTRSEDDTGSGGSSVGNRGSGSSWGSRGESPQSATPELDEYVQMQSHQLGLKQPSPSSSRFTPSPQPPNSTPPPPSANVRSNGVAPAATSTQAARPAAEDLANLDKYSRRKVDVVSDPVGYGFVIRGSRPVYVHSVDPNGPAAAAGLKEGEYLFSVNDQSVLQASHTDAARIILMGSSTAFLVTLVPKDIQ; encoded by the exons ATGAGCATGATCGCCCAACCCGTGTTCAGTAAAAGTCCTCGAACTTCGGTGACTTCAGTCAACTCAATCAAGCTATACTCGAACTCGAACTCTAGCTCTTCTGCAGCTGAAGGGCTCGGCAACTCAGCGTCCAAATATACTTACACTTCGTACAGTGACTACACAGCTTCGCTTAAGAGAGACAAAGCTCAACCCAGTCAAAGCATGACCGATGCCGTTCGCCAGTCAAACAAGGCAGCCATCTTGgctgttggagaggagctacGCATTTTGCTGCACGAAGAAGACCCACCAATGATAAAGGACCGACGATTCCACCTGCGCTCCTACCCGCAGTCTTTTGTTGGCTCAGAAATGGTGGATTGGTTGCTCAAGAAGGGGGAAGTGGAGACCAGGGCAGAGGCTGTCCAGATGATGCAGAAACTGGTGGACTATGGAGTAATGCATCATG tgtgtgatgaCCATTTGTACAAAGATGATTTCCTGTTCTATCGATTTCGAAGAGATGATGGCTCTTACAAGGAGGCTGCAGACACTGCTATTCTCGCCAAGGGGCAACGTCTGTACAGCAG GCTACAGAGTGATGGCAGCAATTTGATCCAAGATCGCAAGTATCACCTCAAATCGTACAAGCGGTGTTTTGTAGCAAAAGATTTTGTGGACTGGCTCGTTGGTAGGGGCGAAGCTACTAATAGGCTGGATGCTGTGGACCTGGGCAAGCAGCTTGTCGATGCAGAGGTCATCAGTCATG TTGTTGGAGACCACCACTTCAAGGATGAGTTCCTATTCTTTCGCTTCAAGCACGATGAGAAGAACAAGAAGTTTCGCGAGCGTCTCCGCTCTCGCACTGCGTCCAACTCCTTCACAGCGTCCAAGAGGTCAACAAGGTCAGAAGATGACACTGGAAGTGGTGGGAGCAGTGTGGGTAACCGTGGGTCTGGAAGCAGTTGGGGGTCACGGGGGGAATCCCCTCAGAGCGCCACACCAGAACTTGATGA GTACGTGCAGATGCAAAGTCATCAGTTGGGCCTTAAGCAGCCCAGTCCTAGTTCTTCTCGCTTCACTCCCTCTCCACAGCCTCCCAACTCTACACCTCCACCTCCTTCGGCAAATGTACGCTCTAATGGGGTGGCCCCTGCTGCGACCTCCACTCAGGCTGCCAGACCAGCTGCCGAAGATCTGGCTAATTTGGACAAGTACAGCAGGAGAAAAGTGGAT GTTGTCAGTGATCCTGTTGGCTATGGATTCGTAATCCGAGGCTCTCGACCAGTTTATGTTCACAGTGTGGATCCTAATGGACCTGCAGCTGCTGCTGGTCTTAAG GAGGGAGAATATCTGTTCTCTGTAAATGATCAGTCTGTGCTTCAAGCCTCACACACTGACGCTGCTCGTATCATTCTCATGGGCTCCAGCACGGCATTCCTCGTTACTCTAGTACCCAAAGACATTCAATAG
- the LOC135335673 gene encoding coatomer subunit epsilon-like codes for MASGEVDVLFEVRNSFFLGNYQHCITEAQKVKPSTAAVAMERDVLMYRSYISQKKFAVVLDEVTSSSSAELQAVKMLAGYLQGPSKRDGILKQLETKLTSGVDNDVFILMAASIYYNEQNYESALRCLNQSDSLEGASMRVQIYLAMHRVDLAKKELKTMQEKDDDATLTQLSLAWFNLAVGGDKYQDAYYIFQEMADKTTSTSLLINGQAASYMAQGKFDEAEGLLQEALTKDSNNSETLINLIVVSQHLGKPSEVAKRYLSQLKDGHANHPFVQEYTKKEENFDHLAAQYSASVSR; via the exons ATGGCATCAGGGGAAGTAGATGTACTGTTCGAAGTCAGGAACTCCTTTTTCCTTGGTAACTACCAGCACTGTATAACAGAGGCACAAAAAGTCAAG CCTTCGACAGCAGCTGTTGCCATGGAGAGAGACGTTCTTATGTACAGATCATACATTTCCCAG AAAAAATTTGCTGTTGTATTGGATGAGGTGACGAGCTCATCGTCAGCTGAGCTGCAGGCAGTCAAGATGTTAGCTGGGTACCTGCAAGGCCCGTCAAAGAG GGATGGCATATTGAAGCAATTAGAAACCAAACTGACCAGCGGTGTAGACAATGATGTATTCATTCTCATGGCAGCCTCAATCTACTACAATGAACAA AATTACGAGTCTGCTCTGCGATGTTTGAACCAGAGTGACAGTCTAGAGGGAGCCTCAATGAGAGTGCAGATATACCTGGCCATGCACAGAGTTGACCTGGCCAA GAAAGAGCTCAAGACAATGCAAGAGAAAGATGATGATGCAACTCTCACTCAGCTCTCCCTCGCCTGGTTCAACCTGGCAGTAGGTGGAGACAAGTATCAGGATGCTTACTACATTTTCCAGGAAATGGCTGACAAGACCACATCTACTTCCTTGCTCATTAACGGTCAGGCTGCTAGCTACATGGCCCAGGGAAAGTTTGACGAAGCGGAGGGATTGTTGCAGGAGGCGCTCACGAAGGACAGTAACAATTCTGAGACACTTATTAATCTTATTGTAGTCTCTCAACATCTTGGGAAACCTTCAGAG GTTGCTAAGAGGTATTTGTCTCAGCTCAAGGACGGGCATGCAAACCACCCATTTGTTCAGGAGTATACAAAGAAG GAAGAAAACTTCGACCACCTGGCAGCTCAATATTCAGCTTCAGTTTCACGTTAG